A section of the Pseudomonas fluorescens genome encodes:
- the fliS gene encoding flagellar export chaperone FliS, with amino-acid sequence MNPMRALRQYQKVNSHAQISEASPHRLVQMLMEGGLDRMAQAKGALSRGDIAQKGLMLGKAIEIISGLRDGLEPEKAEDPAAVQQLDALYEYMSNRLVEANGVNDADMIDEVARLLITVKSGWDAIAPQ; translated from the coding sequence ATGAACCCAATGAGAGCCCTTCGCCAATACCAGAAGGTCAATTCCCACGCGCAGATCTCCGAAGCCAGCCCGCACCGTCTGGTGCAAATGCTGATGGAGGGCGGCCTCGATCGCATGGCCCAGGCCAAGGGCGCATTGAGCCGTGGTGATATCGCCCAGAAGGGCCTGATGCTGGGCAAGGCGATCGAGATTATCTCCGGCCTGCGCGATGGCCTGGAGCCGGAAAAAGCCGAGGATCCAGCGGCGGTGCAACAGCTGGATGCATTGTACGAATACATGAGCAACCGCCTGGTTGAGGCCAATGGCGTCAACGATGCCGACATGATCGACGAAGTCGCGCGCTTGTTGATTACCGTCAAAAGTGGCTGGGATGCCATCGCGCCACAGTAA
- the fliT gene encoding flagellar protein FliT — MSHALQRIDETRDALIGALAERNWDAIGELDMGCRACIDEVLSEAPVDEGALREKLESLLVVYQQLLEVTTGERQAIFEEMSQINQAKNASKVYHLFG, encoded by the coding sequence ATGAGCCACGCACTGCAACGCATTGACGAAACCCGTGACGCCTTGATCGGCGCGTTGGCGGAACGCAATTGGGATGCTATCGGCGAATTGGACATGGGCTGCCGCGCCTGCATCGACGAGGTGCTCAGCGAAGCGCCGGTGGACGAGGGGGCGCTACGGGAGAAGCTGGAGAGTTTGTTGGTGGTCTACCAGCAACTGCTGGAAGTGACGACCGGCGAGCGCCAGGCGATTTTTGAAGAGATGTCGCAGATCAACCAAGCGAAAAATGCGTCAAAGGTTTACCATCTGTTCGGCTGA
- a CDS encoding sigma-54 dependent transcriptional regulator, with translation MWRETKILLIDDDSVRRRDLAVILNFLGEENLPCGSHDWQQAVSSLSSSREVICVLIGTVNAPGAVLGLLKTLSTWDEFLPVLLMGDISSVDLPEDQRRRVLSTLEMPPSYSKLLDSLHRAQVYREMYDQARERGRHREPNLFRSLVGTSRAIQHVRQMMQQVADTDASVLILGESGTGKEVVARNLHYHSKRRDGPFVPVNCGAIPAELLESELFGHEKGAFTGAITSRAGRFELANGGTLFLDEIGDMPLPMQVKLLRVLQERTFERVGSNKTQSVDVRIIAATHKNLESMIEVGSFREDLYYRLNVFPIEMAPLRERVEDIPLLMNELISRMEHEKRGSIRFNSAAIMSLCRHGWPGNVRELANLVERMAIMHPYGVIGVVELPKKFRYVDDEDEQLVDSLRSDLEERVAINGHAPDFGSNALLPPEGLDLKDYLGSLEQGLIQQALDDANGIVARAAERLRIRRTTLVEKMRKYGMSRREGDEQADD, from the coding sequence ATGTGGCGTGAAACCAAAATCCTGCTGATCGATGACGATAGCGTTCGCCGCCGCGACCTGGCGGTGATTTTGAATTTTCTTGGCGAAGAAAATTTGCCCTGCGGCAGCCACGATTGGCAGCAGGCGGTCAGCTCTTTATCGTCAAGCCGTGAAGTCATCTGTGTGCTGATCGGAACGGTAAACGCTCCTGGCGCAGTTCTTGGCCTATTAAAGACACTCTCAACCTGGGATGAGTTCCTTCCCGTGTTGCTGATGGGCGATATTTCTTCCGTGGACTTGCCGGAAGACCAGCGCCGCCGTGTGCTTTCCACCCTGGAAATGCCGCCCAGCTACAGTAAATTGCTCGACTCCCTGCACCGTGCCCAGGTCTATCGCGAGATGTACGACCAGGCCCGCGAGCGTGGACGTCACCGCGAACCCAACCTGTTCCGCAGCCTGGTCGGCACCAGCCGTGCGATCCAGCATGTGCGCCAGATGATGCAGCAAGTGGCCGATACCGATGCCAGTGTGCTGATCCTCGGCGAGTCCGGCACCGGTAAGGAAGTGGTCGCGCGTAACCTGCATTACCATTCCAAGCGCCGCGACGGACCTTTCGTGCCGGTCAACTGTGGGGCGATCCCTGCAGAGCTGTTGGAAAGCGAACTGTTCGGCCACGAGAAGGGCGCCTTCACGGGCGCTATCACCAGCCGTGCGGGGCGTTTCGAGCTGGCCAATGGCGGCACCCTGTTCCTCGACGAAATCGGCGATATGCCGCTGCCGATGCAAGTCAAGCTGCTGCGTGTGTTGCAGGAGCGCACCTTCGAGCGTGTGGGCAGCAACAAGACCCAGAGCGTCGACGTGCGGATCATCGCGGCCACGCACAAGAACCTCGAAAGCATGATCGAGGTCGGCAGCTTTCGCGAAGACCTGTACTACCGCCTCAACGTATTCCCTATCGAGATGGCCCCCCTGCGCGAGCGCGTAGAAGACATCCCGTTGCTGATGAACGAACTGATCTCGCGCATGGAACACGAAAAGCGCGGCTCGATCCGTTTCAACTCTGCCGCGATCATGTCCCTGTGCCGCCATGGCTGGCCGGGTAACGTGCGCGAGCTGGCCAACCTGGTGGAACGCATGGCAATCATGCATCCATACGGGGTGATCGGTGTGGTCGAGTTGCCGAAGAAATTCCGCTACGTCGACGACGAAGACGAGCAATTGGTGGACAGCCTGCGCAGCGATCTCGAAGAGCGCGTCGCGATCAACGGCCACGCTCCGGACTTCGGCAGCAATGCCCTGTTGCCGCCCGAAGGCCTGGACCTGAAAGACTACCTCGGCAGCCTGGAGCAAGGGTTGATCCAGCAGGCCCTGGACGACGCCAACGGTATCGTCGCTCGCGCCGCCGAGCGCCTGCGCATCCGCCGCACCACGCTGGTGGAGAAGATGCGTAAGTACGGCATGAGCCGTCGCGAGGGTGATGAACAGGCGGATGATTGA